From a single Nicotiana tabacum cultivar K326 chromosome 8, ASM71507v2, whole genome shotgun sequence genomic region:
- the LOC107795841 gene encoding zeatin O-glucosyltransferase-like, with translation MAFLVIPSSGNHGQIGMEKDQITMVMVPFPAQGHFNQFLHLSRRVSSYHIPIHYVGFSTEISQVKARIHGWDLATATNYIHFQEFPTPPSYMASASPNCSNNSSETISKLIASVLDASLTLREPVSAFIKKLSSTSRRVVVIYDSMMASTVQDVVSIQNAEAYCFHAISAFANSSLLWDIIKYYLHLPSFLAKLVKKLFLPSGAHIPDGLPTLRSTFTPQFIEFMRLQHSCNKFSSGNLYDTCKVLEGPYLETLAKFSRLLGIRYLSMEQIKELAIGLKKSQQKFIWVARDVLSGGEGEVKIPEGYEERVKERGIIVKDWAPQLEILAHSSIGRFMSDCGWNSCMESITMGVPIATWPMRFDQPRNAVFVTNVLKIGVVVKHWDRRDDTIDSSTIKNAVQKLMASTEGHEMRMRAMELGKQVKESVKDGGDHQKEMDSFIAHVTRY, from the exons ATGGCGTTCCTTGTTATTCCTTCTTCTGGAAACCACGGTCAAATTGGCATGGAGAAGGATCAAATCACTATGGTTATGGTTCCTTTTCCAGCTCAAGGACACTTCAATCAATTCCTTCATCTCTCTCGCCGCGTTTCTTCATACCACATTCCAATTCATTATGTTGGTTTTAGTACAGAAATTAGCCAAGTTAAGGCTCGAATACATGGTTGGGATTTAGCCACTGCTACTAACTACATCCATTTCCAAGAATTCCCAACCCCACCTTCTTATATGGCGTCGGCCTCTCCTAATTGTTCAAATAATTCTTCTGAAACCATCTCGAAACTCATAGCATCAGTACTGGATGCATCTTTAACATTGCGCGAGCCTGTGAGTGCATTTATAAAGAAGCTTTCCAGCACAAGTCGAAGAGTTGTTGTCATTTATGATTCTATGATGGCTTCCACTGTTCAAGACGTAGTATCTATACAAAATGCTGAAGCCTATTGTTTTCATGCTATTTCTGCTTTTGCCAATAGCTCTCTCTTATGGGATATCATCAAATACTATCTCCATCTTCCTTCATTCCTCGcaaaattggttaagaaactttTTCTCCCATCTGGTGCTCACATTCCAGATGGACTTCCAACTCTCAGAAGTACTTTCACACCTCAGTTTATTGAATTTATGCGATTACAACATAGTTGTAACAAATTCAGCTCTGGGAATTTATACGATACTTGCAAAGTTCTCGAGGGTCCTTATCTTGAAACACTAGCAAAGTTCAGTAGGTTACTCGGAATTC GATACTTATCTATGGAGCAAATAAAAGAACTTGCTATAGGATTGAAAAAAAGTCAGCAGAAGTTTATTTGGGTAGCTAGAGATGTATTGTCAGGAGGAGAAGGGGAAGTCAAAATCCCTGAAGGGTATGAAGAGAGAGTAAAAGAAAGAGGAATTATTGTAAAAGATTGGGCGCCCCAATTAGAAATCTTGGCGCATTCATCAATTGGCAGATTTATGAGTGACTGTGGATGGAATTCATGCATGGAAAGTATTACCATGGGAGTGCCTATAGCGACATGGCCTATGCGTTTTGACCAGCCCAGAAATGCTGTGTTTGTTACAAATGTGCTTAAAATTGGAGTTGTCGTGAAGCATTGGGATCGCCGTGATGATACGATTGATTCAAGTACAATAAAAAACGCTGTTCAGAAATTGATGGCTTCTACAGAAGGACATGAGATGAGAATGCGTGCCATGGAATTAGGTAAACAAGTCAAAGAATCAGTGAAAGATGGTGGAGATCATCAAAAGGAGATGGATTCCTTCATTGCTCATGTCACTAGATATTAA